A window from uncultured Desulfobacter sp. encodes these proteins:
- the dnaK gene encoding molecular chaperone DnaK, translating into MGKIIGIDLGTTNSCVAVMETGGEAKIITNAEGGRTTPSIVAVTEAGERIVGQAAKRQAVTNPENTIFGVKRLIGRKFSSKEVQDDIPILPYIIEAAANGDTRINIRGKQYSPAEVSSFILSNIKKTAEDYLGEPVTEAVITVPAYFNDSQRQATKDAGKIAGLEVKRIINEPTAASLAYGLDKKGEEKIAVFDLGGGTFDVSVLEIGDGVFEVKSTSGDTHLGGEDFDLRVINHLASEFKKDQGIDLRTDKMALQRLKEAAEKAKMELSTSTETTINLPFITADASGPKHLDMKLTRAKLESLVADLLDKLEIPCTTALKEAHLKPGDVDEVVLVGGMTRMPAVQERVEKIFGKKPHKGVNPDEVVAMGAAVQAGVLQGDVNDVLLLDVTPLSLGIETLGGVMTRLIEKNTTIPTKKSQVFSTAADNQPAVSIHVLQGERQMSADNKTLGQFDLADIPPAPRGVPQIEVTFDIDANGIVHVSAKDKATGKEQSIQITAASGLSDDEIDRMVKDAEMHAEEDKKKRDLVDTKNQAEALVDQTAKTLKEHGDKVDAATKKSIEDAAEALKQAKDSDNLEDIKAKIETLSQASHKLAEVMYQQAQADSQADGADAGAGSANDDDDVVDADFEEVKKDK; encoded by the coding sequence ATGGGTAAAATTATAGGAATCGACCTCGGCACAACCAACTCATGTGTCGCGGTCATGGAAACTGGTGGAGAGGCAAAAATCATCACCAATGCCGAAGGCGGCAGAACAACACCGTCCATTGTGGCGGTCACCGAAGCAGGGGAGCGTATTGTCGGCCAGGCGGCTAAGCGCCAGGCGGTAACAAACCCTGAAAATACAATTTTCGGTGTAAAACGCCTCATCGGCAGAAAATTCAGCTCAAAGGAAGTCCAGGACGACATCCCCATTCTGCCGTATATTATAGAAGCCGCCGCCAACGGCGACACACGGATCAATATCAGGGGCAAGCAATACAGTCCGGCCGAGGTTTCCTCTTTTATTCTCAGCAATATCAAGAAAACTGCGGAGGATTACCTTGGAGAGCCCGTAACCGAAGCCGTTATTACGGTTCCGGCCTACTTTAACGACAGCCAGCGCCAGGCCACCAAAGATGCCGGTAAAATTGCAGGCCTTGAAGTCAAACGTATCATCAACGAACCCACAGCGGCATCCCTGGCCTATGGCCTGGACAAAAAAGGTGAAGAAAAAATTGCCGTATTTGACCTTGGCGGCGGTACATTTGACGTATCCGTCCTTGAAATCGGCGACGGGGTTTTTGAAGTAAAATCCACCTCCGGGGACACACACCTGGGCGGTGAAGACTTTGACCTGCGTGTTATTAATCACCTGGCAAGTGAGTTTAAAAAAGATCAGGGCATTGACCTGCGAACCGACAAAATGGCTTTACAGCGCCTCAAAGAAGCGGCTGAAAAGGCAAAAATGGAGCTGTCCACCTCTACGGAGACCACCATCAACCTGCCTTTTATTACAGCGGACGCATCCGGCCCCAAACATCTGGACATGAAATTGACCAGAGCGAAACTTGAGTCTCTGGTGGCCGATCTTCTGGACAAACTGGAAATTCCCTGTACAACAGCACTCAAAGAAGCACACTTAAAACCTGGCGATGTGGACGAGGTGGTTCTGGTCGGCGGTATGACTCGTATGCCTGCGGTCCAGGAACGTGTTGAAAAAATCTTCGGCAAAAAACCCCACAAGGGTGTTAACCCCGATGAGGTAGTTGCCATGGGTGCCGCCGTCCAGGCAGGCGTACTCCAGGGCGATGTCAATGACGTGCTCCTGCTGGATGTCACACCGCTCTCCCTGGGCATTGAAACCCTTGGCGGCGTCATGACCCGCCTGATCGAAAAGAACACCACCATCCCGACCAAAAAGAGCCAGGTGTTCTCCACGGCCGCCGACAACCAGCCTGCCGTATCCATTCACGTACTCCAGGGTGAACGCCAGATGTCCGCAGACAATAAGACCCTGGGGCAGTTTGATTTGGCAGACATTCCCCCGGCACCCAGAGGTGTTCCCCAGATTGAGGTGACCTTTGACATTGATGCCAACGGTATTGTTCACGTATCAGCCAAGGACAAAGCCACAGGCAAGGAACAGTCCATCCAGATCACGGCAGCGTCCGGTTTGAGCGACGATGAAATCGACCGTATGGTCAAAGACGCTGAGATGCATGCCGAAGAGGACAAGAAAAAACGTGACCTGGTGGATACCAAAAATCAGGCAGAGGCCCTGGTGGACCAGACCGCAAAAACCCTGAAAGAACATGGGGACAAAGTGGATGCGGCCACCAAAAAATCCATTGAGGATGCAGCCGAGGCCCTGAAGCAGGCCAAAGACTCCGACAACCTTGAGGATATTAAGGCCAAAATCGAAACATTGTCTCAGGCCTCACACAAACTGGCCGAAGTGATGTACCAGCAGGCCCAGGCTGACAGCCAGGCCGACGGTGCTGATGCCGGAGCTGGCTCTGCCAATGACGATGATGACGTCGTTGATGCGGATTTTGAAGAGGTCAAAAAAGACAAATAG